The following proteins are encoded in a genomic region of Desulfosporosinus youngiae DSM 17734:
- the tnpA gene encoding IS66 family insertion sequence element accessory protein TnpA, with product MSRETSLELWRDRVAAYRSSGLTAKQWCAENSFPISTLHYWMRKIKNSVSCENTVPEFVSLSEALPDAECSPLVVKIGLFSVMIPENFRPEQLARVIGLLKNHA from the coding sequence ATGTCCCGAGAAACATCCTTGGAATTATGGCGAGACCGTGTAGCTGCCTATCGATCAAGTGGACTAACTGCTAAACAATGGTGTGCCGAAAACTCTTTCCCAATCTCCACTTTGCATTACTGGATGAGAAAGATCAAAAATTCAGTTTCCTGTGAAAATACAGTACCTGAATTCGTTTCCTTATCCGAAGCATTGCCTGATGCTGAATGTTCTCCTCTAGTGGTAAAGATCGGTTTGTTTTCCGTTATGATTCCAGAAAACTTTCGCCCTGAACAATTAGCTAGAGTTATTGGGTTACTGAAAAATCATGCTTGA
- the tnpB gene encoding IS66 family insertion sequence element accessory protein TnpB (TnpB, as the term is used for proteins encoded by IS66 family insertion elements, is considered an accessory protein, since TnpC, encoded by a neighboring gene, is a DDE family transposase.) gives MLDSAAGTQVYLATGITDLRKSFHGLSAIIKLRFQLDPYSKAMFVFCNRAQTRLKILQWDGSGFWLFIKRLERGHFRWPMNAQEIRLITLRELRWLTEGLAVEQQQAFEQRHPTLVI, from the coding sequence ATGCTTGACTCCGCAGCAGGGACTCAAGTTTATCTGGCAACTGGAATTACTGATCTGCGTAAAAGCTTTCATGGTCTTTCGGCTATTATCAAACTTAGATTCCAGTTGGATCCTTATTCCAAAGCTATGTTCGTTTTTTGTAACAGAGCTCAAACCAGACTCAAAATCCTGCAGTGGGATGGCTCAGGTTTCTGGCTTTTCATCAAACGTTTGGAACGGGGACATTTTCGTTGGCCAATGAACGCCCAAGAGATACGTTTAATTACTCTTCGTGAGTTAAGATGGTTAACTGAAGGCCTAGCTGTCGAACAACAACAAGCCTTTGAACAACGCCATCCAACACTTGTTATCTAG